One window from the genome of Candidatus Eisenbacteria bacterium encodes:
- a CDS encoding flagellar motor protein MotB, with product MARKKGPGQEEPASWLATFGDLATLLLTFYVLIYASSTYQPGDWETAQGAIERMLGLTPGESRVGLIERGSGGMLNAGTEAVPLLSMIITRLELDNPESVQGMEQLLGLAGSTEYGENLGISLLEKGILFRMEEPVLFRSGGAELDPKAAPVLRSIAQIIRERPWRVTVEGHTDDLPVRTGRYGSNWDLSGARAAEVVRFLVGEGVAGGAIAAKACGEYHPRFPNVNEEARRRNRRVDIRLEYED from the coding sequence ATGGCGAGGAAGAAGGGTCCGGGGCAGGAGGAGCCGGCGTCCTGGTTGGCCACCTTCGGCGATCTGGCGACGCTGTTACTCACGTTCTATGTGCTGATCTACGCCTCCTCCACGTATCAGCCCGGCGACTGGGAAACCGCCCAGGGGGCGATCGAACGGATGCTCGGTCTCACGCCCGGCGAGTCCCGGGTCGGTCTCATCGAGCGCGGGAGCGGCGGCATGTTGAACGCGGGGACCGAAGCGGTCCCCCTTCTTTCGATGATCATCACCCGTCTCGAGCTCGACAATCCCGAGTCGGTCCAGGGAATGGAGCAACTCCTCGGGCTGGCCGGATCGACCGAGTACGGGGAGAATCTGGGAATCTCTCTCCTGGAAAAGGGGATCCTCTTCCGGATGGAGGAACCGGTTCTCTTCCGCTCCGGCGGCGCCGAACTGGATCCGAAGGCGGCGCCGGTGCTCCGTTCGATCGCGCAAATCATCCGCGAGCGGCCCTGGCGGGTGACGGTGGAGGGGCACACCGACGATCTCCCGGTCCGAACCGGCCGCTACGGTTCGAACTGGGACCTTTCGGGGGCGCGGGCGGCGGAGGTGGTCCGCTTTCTCGTCGGCGAAGGGGTCGCCGGAGGCGCCATCGCCGCGAAGGCGTGCGGGGAGTACCACCCCCGCTTTCCGAACGTGAACGAAGAAGCCCGGCGGAGAAACCGCCGCGTCGATATCCGCC